In the Neomonachus schauinslandi chromosome 13, ASM220157v2, whole genome shotgun sequence genome, one interval contains:
- the NUTM2F gene encoding NUT family member 2F, with product MGPGASMSSVTSWPFPAPTPTPPWRPLWGQHAPPLLTPPFPPGGPLVLPALLPNSPLAAGEPGPGPSGTGTRNVIVQVRSERGSSETPQTQTIVFTQAPLSWSAPGALCGGASCPAPLFVAASVLETSMPASAFGGPQAGKGGLAPGLPAPAPPLAAQPTPIVPPVSAGPQPHGASREGSLARSPTTASPEDSCNPRSVYENFRRWQRFKSLARRHLPQSPDAEALSCFLIPVLRSLARLKPTMTLEEGVWRAVQEWQRRSNFDRVIYYEMAGKFMEFELEEEMQIQKLQWLKVAQGLPPPAPPKPEPRGPPAPEAGPQPACIRRKAGSRAQPSRLQPHRPPRALENKAPKEIPPEAVREYVDIMEGLLGPGHSAPGGPAGEWGEDGKEPQQDEATTYPDPGLLSYIDKLCSQEDFITKVEAVIHPRFLAELLSSEPQLDLLALAEKLEQEEGLTLAELVKKRLVALKAEEGVQAAPRHCAARSGPGPECQITS from the exons ATGGGCCCCGGAGCCTCCATGTCTTCCGTCACGTCATGGCCCTTTcccgcccccactcccaccccgccCTGGCGGCCACTCTGGGGGCAGCACGCGCCGCCCCTCCTGACCCCGCCATTCCCTCCCGGTGGCCCCCTGGTGCTGccagccctcctccccaactCACCGTTGGCCGCAGGAgagcctggccctggccccagTGGGACCGGGACCCGCAATGTCATTGTCCAGGTCAGGTCAGAACGGGGGTCCTCAGAGACACCCCAGACTCAGACCATCGTCTTTACTCAGGCCCCCCTCAGCTGGAGTGCTCCAGGGGCCCTCTGTGGGGGTGCCTCATGTCCCGCACCCCTCTTCGTGGCAGCCTCTGTGCTGGAGACCAGCATGCCTGCCTCGGCCTTTGGGGGCCCCCAGGCTGGCAAGGGAGGCTTGGCCCCAGgccttccagccccagccccgcccctggCTGCCCAGCCGACCCCCATCGTGCCCCCAGTGAGCGCCGGGCCACAGCCTCACGGAGCTTCCAGGGAGGGCAGCCTGGCCAGGAGCCCGACCACGGCCTCGCCCGAGGACTCCTGTAACCCCAGGAGTGTTTACGAGAACTTCAGGCGCTGGCAGCGCTTCAAGTCGCTGGCCCGGAGGCACCTCCCGCAGAGCCCCGACGCAGAagctctctcctgcttcctcat CCCGGTGCTGCGGTCCCTGGCCCGCCTGAAGCCCACTATGACGCTGGAGGAGGGGGTGTGGCGGGCCGTGCAGGAATGGCAGCGCAGAAGCAACTTCGACCGCGTCATCTACTACGAGATGGCAGGAAA GTTCATGGAGTTTGAGCTGGAGGAGGAGATGCAGATTCAGAAGTTGCAGTGGCTGAAGGTGGCCCAGGGCCTGCCTCCTCCGGCTCCGCCGAAGCCTGAGCCGCgggggcccccagccccagaagcGGGCCCACAGCCAG CGTGCATTCGCAGGAAGGCGGGTTCCAGGGCCCAGCCCTCCCGCCTGCAGCCACACAGACCCCCACGGGCCCTGGAGAACAAGGCGCCCAAGGAGATCCCCCCTGAGGCCGTGAGAGAGTACGTGGACATCAtggaggggctgctggggcctGGCCACTCAGCCCCGGGGGGGCCAGCAGGTGAATGGGGAGAGGACGGAAAGGAGCCACAGCAGGATGAGGCCACGACCTACCCGGACCCGGGTCTCCTGAGCTACATTGACAAGCTGTGTTCCCAGGAAGACTTCATCACCAAG GTGGAGGCAGTCATCCACCCCCGATTCCTGGCAGAATTGCTTTCCTCAGAACCACAGCTGGACCTCCTGGCCCTAGCTGAGAAATTGGAGCAGGAGGAAGGACTCACCCTTGCAGAG ctGGTGAAGAAAAGACTGGTGGCCTTGAAGGCAGAGGAGGGTGTGCAGGCAGCCCCCCGTCACTGCGCAGCCCGGTCGGGCCCTGGTCCTGAGTGTCAG